Genomic DNA from Bacterioplanes sanyensis:
ATCAGTAGGATCTACGTCAGTACCGCTATCGAAATCCGTATTGGTAGGAACCAATGTCGCGTCGATAGCAGCCAGCTCGGTTGCGAAAGTAGTTTCGATATCGCCTTGAGTCGCGAACTGGAAGTCGATCAGCGCTTGAGCACGGTTCTGCTGCGCAGCTGCTGCCCAGTATTGCAGACCCAGAGTATCAGGGTTGTCTTGACCAACCGCAGCGTACATAGCCAGTGCAAAATCAGTATTGCTCTGTGCTTGTGATGCTGGGATGTTCAGGCCAGACGCTTCCAGACCAGAAGCGGCGCTTGACTTGGTGAATGCCAAGTTAAGCTCTGATTGTGTTGGCAAACGACCTTCCTGAAGCAGGAAAGCGCGGATGATGTGTTGTTCATTAGAACTGAACTGACTTAAAGCCATCTGTCTTTCTCCATTAGCTTTGCTAATAAATTGATCAATTTATTACACGCAGAGATCGTGGCCAAACCACTTCATGCATGATGATCTGTCCAAAAACTCTGCGGTAAGTGCAGGGTTCCTACTGCAACGCAGCGAATTCTAGGCACAAGCTATGAGGGTTGTAAAGAAATCCTTACTTCACAACAATCTCACTCCCCGGGCTCTGCCGGCGAGGGTTTACCGGGGACTGTGCTCACCTGGAAACAATCCCTGCGGATGAACAAAGGTGTCAAAAAGTCACCCTACCCAGAATCGGCCTCGACAATGCCACCAGCAGTAAAGCACGTCAACCGGTAAACTGCGCCCAACCCTGCTCTGCCTCAAGCTCTGTGAGACATTGCACAAACGGACGCGCACACGCCTCCCAATCGTAAAGACTTTCTGTAGTCGCGCGTGCGCTCTGGGCTAGCGCGAGCTTTTTATCCGCCTCCAATTGCAGGAAAGCCGGTATTTTGCGCAAAAAATCGCCAATGTCAGCAATGATTAAATCTTGTTTATCGTTAAATTTCAGGCCACGTAAACCAAACTCCGTGCTGATCACATTTAAGCCAGCCGCAGTGTAATCCAGCATTTTTAAATTCGTCCCGGAGCCACTTAACATTGGATTAAGCGCCAGCGTGGCCGTCGCTAACACTTGCAAGCGCATAGGCTCAGATACCATTCCCAGCCGCCGAACATTACTTGGAACTGACAAAAAATCTGGGTGATCGCACACACTGCCCATTAACCAGAACTCATATTCGGGTAATTGCTTTGCCAGCTCTATGACTTGATGGGCGGCTTCGACGTTGGGTAAATGGCGACTGCCCATAAACAAGATGACGTCGACTTTGATGCCCAACGCCGCCAGGGTTTGATAGCGCTGTGTTAATGGCGTGAACGGGATCGCGCTGCAGTCCGTTCCGTTGGGCACCTCGATCATGGCACCCGATATTTGGTACAGCTGCTGAAAACGCTGCGCATCTTCCTGAGCGCAGACTAGGGTCGCGCGGCTATCTTGTAAGCAGTCTTTTTCTAATCGTGCAATGCGCCGCAGTAACCGCCGACCGTTTTCTGAATGCTGCAAAGCCGATGACTTGACGTCGTATTCCACATCTTGTGCTTCGTATACGAGCGGGCCAGCCCATACCGCGCGTATCGCGCGATGCAAATAGGGGTGACTGACGATCGCCAGCGACGCATTGCTGCACACGCGCTGCAAAGTGTGCATAAAACTCAGGTTGGCGCAGGTAGTAACCTCCGCCAAAACGTCGCTGATTTCTGCTCCGGTGGCATTGTAAATACCACCACTGATGCGATGCTGCGTATCGGTATATCGACGCACTATTTGCCGAAAGTTCGGCGCTAACCACTGGTCACTGTCTTCATCACCGAGAGCTACCAGGGTTACCGGGCAGTGTTTTGCCACCTCCCGATATAGATGAAAAAGGCGCGACTGCCCTCCACCTTGTACTGGCCACGCAGGTAAAGTAGCTGTCACCACTATGTGGCGACGACATAGATGAGAACGCCGCTGCCCGCTCAGCATGACTTCGCTGCGCGCCAGTAGCTGATTGACCGCGGCATGCCAGTTTATTTCTTGTGCTTTTTGATAACCTGCCTGCCCCATATTCTGCACAGGCACTGGATCATCCAACCATTGCTGCATGACTGTTGCTATAGCACTGGGGGACGGTTGGCAAATGTTGCCAGTAACGCCGTTTTCCACTAGCTCGGTGACTCCGCCTGCATCACTCGTCGTCAGCACAGCTTTGGCTGCGTGCATCGCTTCCAAAGTAATCAGACCGTAGTCTTCGTCATCCGGCACAAAAGGAACGAACATCGCATCGCTGTAATATGCCTGTAACTCAGCATCACTAACATGCCCCAGCCATTCAATTCGGGGATCATTACGCGTGGCGGCTTTCAAGTGCTCGGTTTGTGGGCCAGTGCCAGCAATTTTAAATGGCACATCAGTTGAGACTTGTTGATAAGCATCTATTAGCCAGTCAATACGCTTGGGCTTGTCCAAGCGACTGGCAGTAAACACATACTGGTGCTTGCCAGGCGTCGGTTGCTTGCCGCTGATCGGCGGATGAATAATGCTTACTGGTTCACCCGAGGGGAAATACTGCTGCCGCGCAGCCACCGTCGCTGAAATGGCAGCGTAGTGCTTGATCGCACCGGGGCGTTGGGCAATGGCATCGAGTTGATGGACCACCGCACGTGTCAAAGGCCCCGGGAAGGCAAAGAGTTGCGGAAAGCGATCGAGCCCAAGTTCACACAAGCTAAAGAGATCGGCCAACAAGGCTCGCTCAGGCCGTGCTGACAGCAAGGTTTTCAACGGTTGCAACACCGCTGGCAATTCAGGCAACGCGGTGGGCAGTCCGGTACGAGAGTAGGTATCGTATACCCCGCGGAGTTTATGCAGCATGTAGCAAACATGGTGCGGGTGATCGATCATCCAAGCAGGGTATTTACCACTGATCACCACGTCAAAATGACGCAAATCGAGCTCGCTGAAACGACGGTAGCTACTCAGTAGCTCACTAAAGTTGCGCTCCGGCGACGGCAGATTTAAACACTCTACGCTGTGCGAGGTATGCTCTTTGATCGCTTGCTGCAGCCCTTGCCATAAGTTTTCTGCCCCTCCCGGAGTGTAGGGAACCGGGCTTGGTGCAAGTAAAGCAATGGTTAAACTCATTCTACATCCTGCAACAAGGTATCCACGACGGTGTGCCAGCTCAAATTAAAAGCGTGGTACTTTTCTAAACCAGCCTGCCCCATGCGTTCGCTGCGCTGACGATCGAACCACAGCTCATCCAGCGCCGCGGCTATGGATTGCGGCTCGGGCTCAGTGATCAGCCCAGTCACCTGATGCTCAACAAATTCCAGCGGACCACCGGAATCACGACAGGTCACAACGGGTTTGCCTGCCAACATAGCTTCAAGCGTGATGTAACCCAAGTCTTCATCACGCGGACCGTAGAATACTGCCAAAGCGTGTTTATATGCCGAGATTTTTAGCTCGTCGCTGATTCGCCCCAGAAATACAATACGCTCCTGCAAGCCCAATTCTTTAACTCGCTGCTGGCAGTGGGTTAATTGCCCACCGTCACCAGCGATCAGAATTCGCATCGGAGACGTTAAGTATTGCGCCGCTTCAATTAATAGCCATTGCCGCTTTAGCGTCTCGATACGACTGGGGAAAAAAACATAATCCCAAGCGTCACCTTGCTGATAATGCTGAGCCAGTGCTGGCGGATGGTACAGTGGCTGGGAATCAATGCCTGAGTATTCTTGCAAGCGACGGGACACATTGCCGGCAATGGTGTAGCAACGTTTCACTGACGATAAATGCTGCTGATCAAAGGCACGAATTTGTTGCGCCAGCGCCTGCTGCTCAGCCGGAGCATCGGCCTCTAACAAATCGTAGGCAGCGCGATGCTGGTGCATCAACCACACTCGGTGGTTGGGGTGTTGGCAACCGTACAAAGGAAACTGCAACGAGATCATGCGATCCACTGCTTGGCCATTGGGCTGCGTTAAGTCCAAGCCGGCACAATAATTCATGCCCCGCTCGATGCTGCTCGCTGGCGAAAACTGAAAAGGCAGCCGCAATAG
This window encodes:
- a CDS encoding glycosyltransferase family 4 protein yields the protein MNVLIAANQVPFIAGGADLLTQGLVDACRAAGHQVELLRLPFQFSPASSIERGMNYCAGLDLTQPNGQAVDRMISLQFPLYGCQHPNHRVWLMHQHRAAYDLLEADAPAEQQALAQQIRAFDQQHLSSVKRCYTIAGNVSRRLQEYSGIDSQPLYHPPALAQHYQQGDAWDYVFFPSRIETLKRQWLLIEAAQYLTSPMRILIAGDGGQLTHCQQRVKELGLQERIVFLGRISDELKISAYKHALAVFYGPRDEDLGYITLEAMLAGKPVVTCRDSGGPLEFVEHQVTGLITEPEPQSIAAALDELWFDRQRSERMGQAGLEKYHAFNLSWHTVVDTLLQDVE
- a CDS encoding glycosyltransferase family 4 protein: MSLTIALLAPSPVPYTPGGAENLWQGLQQAIKEHTSHSVECLNLPSPERNFSELLSSYRRFSELDLRHFDVVISGKYPAWMIDHPHHVCYMLHKLRGVYDTYSRTGLPTALPELPAVLQPLKTLLSARPERALLADLFSLCELGLDRFPQLFAFPGPLTRAVVHQLDAIAQRPGAIKHYAAISATVAARQQYFPSGEPVSIIHPPISGKQPTPGKHQYVFTASRLDKPKRIDWLIDAYQQVSTDVPFKIAGTGPQTEHLKAATRNDPRIEWLGHVSDAELQAYYSDAMFVPFVPDDEDYGLITLEAMHAAKAVLTTSDAGGVTELVENGVTGNICQPSPSAIATVMQQWLDDPVPVQNMGQAGYQKAQEINWHAAVNQLLARSEVMLSGQRRSHLCRRHIVVTATLPAWPVQGGGQSRLFHLYREVAKHCPVTLVALGDEDSDQWLAPNFRQIVRRYTDTQHRISGGIYNATGAEISDVLAEVTTCANLSFMHTLQRVCSNASLAIVSHPYLHRAIRAVWAGPLVYEAQDVEYDVKSSALQHSENGRRLLRRIARLEKDCLQDSRATLVCAQEDAQRFQQLYQISGAMIEVPNGTDCSAIPFTPLTQRYQTLAALGIKVDVILFMGSRHLPNVEAAHQVIELAKQLPEYEFWLMGSVCDHPDFLSVPSNVRRLGMVSEPMRLQVLATATLALNPMLSGSGTNLKMLDYTAAGLNVISTEFGLRGLKFNDKQDLIIADIGDFLRKIPAFLQLEADKKLALAQSARATTESLYDWEACARPFVQCLTELEAEQGWAQFTG